A genomic window from Tolypothrix sp. PCC 7910 includes:
- a CDS encoding xanthine dehydrogenase family protein molybdopterin-binding subunit — translation MVQQILGTSIKRREDPELLRGEAKFTADITLPNMLHMAILHSTEAHALIKSIDTSGAAKMPGVVRVITGADTSSILPLPVIMNPGGAAAKFPPHPYGLPAGQTVLAINKVRYVGDFVAVVVAETRQQAYNALKEIKVEYEPLPVVTDAEEALKPDAPQLYDSVPGNLNQYASYGDKEATEKAIASAEVVIKQKIRIPRVIANSSETRATIADYNPETGDYTLWTNTQIPHGNRFLLSQLVLGIPFNKLRVIVPHMGGSYGSKGYLYQDTAITLFLAKELGRPVKWVDTRQGLARTTVHSHDHIEYATLAGNRDGKITALYCTNYANLGAFSGTNGPGAPTSLTGRSISGAYAIEHPFYEVYCVFTNTTQTGPIRGAGRTEAHCVIERLVDLFADEIGLDPAEVRRQNMVPPDQFPYKNGLGWTYDSGNYQLTLDKALEMVDYKNIPQLKEQAKARGKYLGVGIGSFVAISGVGPSPFMASDIGLNGSTWGSVHLRVHPTGDVSLITGSQPHGQGHVTTFSQVAAQELGIDIERIEVLHSDTKGAVYAQGSYGSRSFSVEGSTVYKAAQKINEKARKMAAHIFKVPEEEIISENGKFYPKTQPDQVKTIQDIALALWYAWDLPPGMEPGLEVITFFDPPDFSYPFGTHIAIVEVDQETGEVEVVRYVAVNDFGNVGNPMIVDGQTHGNIYLGISQALFEEAVYDESGKILTDDLTNYAIAKPSDLPHFELARTVTPTPHNPLGAKGAGDVSNPPVAPAIVNAVCDALNPLGVKHLDMPLTPEKVWRAMNGV, via the coding sequence ATGGTTCAACAAATCCTAGGAACATCTATTAAACGCCGCGAAGATCCAGAATTATTGCGCGGAGAAGCCAAATTTACAGCAGATATCACCCTGCCAAATATGCTGCACATGGCAATTTTGCATAGCACTGAGGCTCATGCTCTGATTAAGAGTATTGATACCAGTGGGGCGGCAAAAATGCCAGGAGTAGTGCGGGTGATTACAGGAGCCGATACTAGCTCGATTTTGCCCCTTCCCGTAATTATGAACCCTGGCGGTGCGGCGGCGAAATTTCCACCTCATCCTTATGGTTTACCAGCCGGTCAAACAGTTTTAGCTATTAATAAGGTGCGTTATGTTGGGGATTTCGTAGCTGTAGTGGTTGCCGAAACCCGTCAACAAGCATATAACGCCCTGAAAGAAATTAAGGTAGAGTACGAGCCGCTACCAGTTGTGACTGATGCGGAGGAAGCGCTGAAGCCAGATGCACCCCAACTGTATGACAGCGTACCAGGGAATCTTAACCAGTACGCCAGTTATGGAGATAAGGAAGCAACAGAAAAGGCGATCGCATCTGCTGAGGTGGTGATCAAGCAAAAGATTCGCATTCCGCGTGTGATTGCCAATTCTAGTGAAACTCGCGCCACCATCGCAGATTACAATCCTGAAACCGGAGACTATACCCTGTGGACGAATACCCAAATTCCCCACGGTAACCGCTTTTTGCTGTCACAATTAGTTTTAGGAATTCCTTTCAACAAACTCCGGGTGATTGTTCCCCACATGGGCGGAAGCTACGGATCTAAAGGATATCTTTATCAGGACACAGCTATCACACTGTTTTTAGCTAAAGAACTTGGTCGTCCCGTCAAGTGGGTAGATACCCGTCAAGGGTTAGCACGTACCACCGTTCACTCCCACGATCATATAGAGTATGCCACCCTTGCGGGGAACAGAGACGGCAAAATTACTGCCCTGTATTGCACTAACTACGCCAACCTCGGCGCTTTTTCTGGCACTAATGGCCCTGGTGCGCCCACAAGTTTGACAGGCCGCAGTATCTCCGGAGCTTATGCTATTGAGCATCCCTTCTATGAAGTTTATTGCGTGTTCACTAATACCACGCAAACTGGCCCCATTCGGGGTGCAGGACGGACAGAAGCCCACTGTGTAATTGAGCGCTTGGTTGACCTCTTTGCTGATGAGATCGGTTTAGATCCTGCTGAAGTGCGCCGCCAAAATATGGTTCCTCCCGATCAGTTCCCTTACAAGAACGGCTTGGGCTGGACTTATGACTCCGGTAATTATCAACTCACCCTTGATAAAGCCTTAGAAATGGTGGATTACAAAAATATTCCCCAACTCAAAGAACAAGCCAAGGCGCGAGGTAAATATCTAGGCGTAGGAATTGGTTCTTTTGTTGCCATATCTGGTGTAGGCCCTTCTCCCTTTATGGCTTCAGATATTGGTCTCAATGGTAGTACCTGGGGTAGCGTTCACCTGCGCGTACATCCCACAGGTGATGTTAGTTTAATTACAGGTAGTCAGCCCCACGGTCAAGGTCATGTAACCACCTTCTCTCAAGTTGCTGCCCAAGAACTAGGGATTGATATTGAACGCATTGAGGTATTGCATTCCGATACCAAAGGTGCTGTCTATGCTCAGGGTAGTTATGGTTCCCGTAGCTTCAGTGTCGAAGGTTCGACAGTCTATAAAGCTGCACAAAAGATTAACGAGAAAGCCCGGAAAATGGCAGCTCATATCTTCAAAGTGCCAGAGGAAGAGATTATCTCTGAAAATGGCAAATTTTATCCCAAAACTCAACCAGATCAGGTAAAAACTATACAAGATATTGCCCTAGCGCTTTGGTATGCTTGGGATTTACCGCCAGGAATGGAACCAGGACTAGAAGTAATTACTTTCTTTGATCCACCAGATTTTAGCTATCCTTTCGGTACTCATATCGCTATAGTTGAAGTCGATCAAGAAACTGGTGAAGTCGAAGTAGTGCGCTATGTCGCAGTCAATGATTTTGGCAATGTGGGCAATCCAATGATTGTTGATGGGCAAACCCACGGCAATATTTATCTGGGCATTAGTCAAGCTTTATTTGAAGAAGCTGTTTATGATGAGTCTGGCAAAATCCTCACAGACGACCTCACCAATTATGCGATCGCCAAACCTTCCGATTTACCCCACTTTGAACTAGCGCGTACCGTCACCCCCACCCCCCATAATCCTTTAGGAGCCAAGGGAGCTGGGGATGTTAGCAATCCACCTGTAGCACCTGCAATCGTAAATGCAGTCTGCGATGCTCTCAACCCCCTAGGAGTCAAGCATTTAGATATGCCTTTGACACCAGAGAAAGTTTGGCGAGCGATGAATGGGGTGTAG
- a CDS encoding FAD-dependent oxidoreductase, protein MAKPMILTVDDDPQVLQAIARDLRKEYGDRFRILRADSGAAALEAIKELKLRNETVALFLADQRMPQMTGVEFLEQAIAIFPEAKRALLTAYADTDAAIAAINKTSINYYLTKPWDPPEERLYPVLNDLLDDWLASYRPPFEGIRVIGHRWSPNSHKIKDFLARNHVPYQWLDIERDQEAQELVNYSGVDNAELPLVILPDGERLVKPSNIEVATKVGLQTQAKQPFYDLAIVGGGPAGLAAAVYGASEGLRTVMIEREAPGGQAGTSSRIENYLGFPIGLSGADLARRGVTQAKRFGVEILTPQEVAGIRTNGNYRYALLKDGSEIACHALILAMGVSWRRLNVPGIEKLTGRGIYYGAAMTEAMECSNEKVYIVGGANSAGQAAMHFSKYAQQVHMLVRGDDLGKGMSQYLVDQIGATENIIVQLNSSVVEVKGEESLEALTILNNVTGEKETVPANSLFIFIGAVPHTDWLDGILERDEHGFILTGPDLIKDGKRPKGWNLDRDPYLLETSVPGIFAVGDVHHGSVKRVASGVGEGSICVSFVHQYLAKVL, encoded by the coding sequence ATGGCTAAACCAATGATTTTGACCGTGGATGACGATCCTCAGGTTTTACAGGCGATCGCACGGGATTTGCGGAAGGAATATGGCGATCGCTTCCGAATCTTACGTGCAGACTCAGGAGCAGCCGCACTAGAGGCCATCAAAGAATTAAAATTACGTAACGAGACAGTAGCTTTATTTCTTGCCGACCAGCGAATGCCCCAAATGACTGGGGTAGAGTTTCTGGAACAAGCAATTGCTATCTTCCCCGAAGCGAAACGCGCCTTGCTCACCGCCTATGCAGATACCGATGCTGCGATCGCAGCTATTAATAAAACAAGTATCAATTACTACTTAACAAAGCCTTGGGATCCACCAGAAGAGCGTTTATATCCTGTCCTCAACGATTTGCTGGATGATTGGTTAGCCTCTTATCGCCCACCTTTTGAAGGGATTCGAGTGATTGGTCATCGTTGGTCGCCCAATTCTCATAAAATCAAAGATTTCCTTGCCCGTAATCACGTTCCTTATCAATGGTTAGATATTGAAAGAGATCAGGAAGCCCAAGAGTTAGTTAACTATAGTGGCGTAGATAATGCCGAATTACCTTTGGTGATTTTGCCAGATGGCGAACGTCTAGTTAAGCCTAGCAACATTGAAGTTGCAACGAAAGTCGGATTGCAAACCCAAGCTAAACAGCCATTCTATGATTTAGCAATTGTGGGTGGTGGGCCTGCTGGATTAGCAGCCGCAGTCTATGGAGCTTCTGAAGGGCTAAGAACAGTGATGATTGAACGGGAAGCCCCTGGCGGACAAGCGGGAACTAGTTCGCGGATTGAAAACTACCTCGGTTTCCCCATTGGTTTAAGTGGTGCAGATTTAGCCAGACGCGGCGTTACCCAAGCTAAACGCTTTGGTGTAGAAATTCTTACACCCCAAGAAGTAGCAGGAATTCGCACCAACGGTAACTATCGTTATGCATTGCTCAAAGATGGCTCAGAAATCGCTTGTCATGCCTTAATTTTGGCGATGGGTGTCTCTTGGCGGCGGTTAAATGTCCCTGGAATCGAAAAGCTCACAGGTCGGGGTATTTACTACGGTGCAGCCATGACCGAAGCAATGGAATGTAGCAACGAAAAAGTCTACATCGTGGGTGGTGCTAACTCTGCCGGACAAGCAGCGATGCATTTCAGCAAGTATGCCCAGCAAGTACATATGTTAGTACGTGGCGACGATCTGGGTAAAGGTATGTCCCAGTACCTCGTCGATCAGATTGGCGCGACAGAAAATATCATCGTGCAACTCAACTCCAGCGTTGTTGAGGTTAAAGGTGAAGAAAGTTTAGAAGCCTTAACGATTCTCAACAATGTGACTGGGGAAAAAGAAACCGTCCCAGCTAACTCGCTGTTTATCTTCATCGGTGCTGTTCCTCATACCGATTGGTTAGATGGCATTTTGGAACGAGATGAACATGGTTTCATTCTGACTGGCCCAGATTTAATCAAAGATGGTAAACGCCCCAAAGGTTGGAATTTAGATAGAGACCCTTACTTACTCGAAACCAGCGTACCAGGAATTTTTGCTGTGGGTGACGTGCATCATGGTTCTGTGAAGCGCGTAGCCTCCGGAGTGGGTGAAGGCTCGATATGTGTTAGTTTTGTCCACCAGTATCTTGCTAAGGTGTTGTAA
- a CDS encoding ATP-binding protein: protein MLDIEELRQVELFASLSDEQLRWLCEQGKEIWLQPGDIHRSAGDPADQVFIMIDGEVQVTQKVGNQEIVLVTYGPKTFFGELPILTGETHYWAGGKAVQPCHILELDKDKFWQMLATMPAVTTLILQTMAQRVQELQSMSQQREKLAALGTMAAGLSHEMNNPMAAVRRGTGELQKLFQQLPSLVLQLSQRQFTKQQIEYLGALQQEVIAKQQQTTQLSPLTRCDREDELVDWLDDNGVSDGWKLAPTLVAVGLDANDLSKITQQIPAESLGDILAWLEASLSGLNLLSELDEGSSRVYELVKALQDYSYMDQAPLQEVNVHDGIESTLKMMHHKLKDGVAVIREYGNLPRISAYGSELNQVWTNLIDNAIDAVKGQGQLRIHTKCENDQVLIEIIDNGTGIAPEIQSRIFEPFFTTKGVGEGKGLGLDIVYRTVVGKHKGDVRFTSCPGNTCFQVRLPVVLMD, encoded by the coding sequence ATGCTGGACATAGAAGAATTACGCCAAGTGGAATTGTTTGCCAGCTTAAGTGATGAGCAATTGCGGTGGTTGTGCGAACAAGGAAAAGAAATTTGGCTGCAACCTGGTGATATCCATCGCTCCGCTGGCGATCCTGCCGACCAAGTCTTTATTATGATTGACGGTGAGGTACAAGTTACCCAGAAGGTAGGCAATCAAGAAATTGTCTTAGTTACCTATGGGCCGAAAACCTTTTTTGGGGAATTGCCCATTTTAACTGGGGAAACTCACTATTGGGCTGGTGGCAAAGCTGTGCAGCCTTGCCACATCCTAGAATTGGACAAAGATAAATTCTGGCAAATGCTAGCCACCATGCCGGCTGTCACCACCTTGATTCTGCAAACAATGGCGCAGCGGGTACAAGAGTTACAGTCCATGTCTCAGCAGCGGGAAAAACTCGCTGCTTTAGGCACAATGGCGGCGGGACTTTCCCATGAAATGAATAACCCGATGGCCGCAGTCAGACGGGGTACTGGGGAATTGCAAAAGCTATTTCAACAGTTACCCTCGCTAGTGCTGCAACTAAGTCAAAGACAATTCACCAAGCAGCAAATAGAATATTTGGGTGCTTTGCAGCAAGAAGTGATTGCTAAGCAGCAGCAAACTACTCAATTGTCTCCCCTAACAAGATGCGATCGCGAAGATGAACTGGTTGATTGGTTAGATGACAATGGTGTAAGTGATGGTTGGAAACTCGCGCCTACCTTAGTTGCGGTCGGCTTAGATGCCAATGACCTCAGTAAAATTACGCAGCAAATCCCGGCGGAGTCGTTAGGGGATATATTGGCTTGGCTAGAAGCCAGCTTGAGCGGATTAAACTTACTCTCCGAACTCGATGAAGGATCATCCCGTGTTTATGAGCTAGTCAAAGCTTTGCAAGACTACTCTTACATGGATCAAGCACCCTTACAAGAGGTGAATGTCCATGACGGTATTGAAAGCACCTTAAAGATGATGCACCATAAACTCAAGGATGGGGTAGCGGTAATTAGAGAGTATGGCAATTTACCGAGAATCAGCGCCTATGGTAGCGAATTAAACCAAGTCTGGACTAACTTGATTGATAATGCAATTGATGCAGTTAAAGGTCAAGGTCAGCTTCGTATACATACAAAGTGCGAAAACGACCAAGTTTTAATAGAAATTATCGATAATGGGACAGGAATCGCGCCAGAAATCCAATCGCGCATTTTTGAACCATTTTTCACTACCAAAGGCGTAGGCGAAGGTAAAGGATTAGGCTTAGATATCGTTTACCGCACTGTAGTTGGGAAACATAAAGGAGATGTCCGATTTACCTCCTGTCCTGGTAATACCTGTTTTCAAGTTCGTCTACCAGTAGTGTTGATGGATTGA
- a CDS encoding ATP-binding protein → MLQESNAIALFPQLSDEVLQHLQDYGTEIDLNVGEYLFKEGEHSYDFHVVLDGEIQVTKQVGGQEKLLAKHQRGEFIGELSILTEADSFATGYATQPSRVLKLELKTFKQIIATFPPLADVVLSTFAARTKAVESQLQQQEQLASLGKLSAGLAHELKNPAAAGARVAEELRSRFQESQTLALRLNQYSFTPAQLDFLAQLQQDSRVSHKLDLISQSDREDEITDWLEDHQVNQAWQITSTLVDAGLDADKLDALADQIPDVAINDVVHWLGANLTTLGLIGEIEQSTARISELVQSIKSYAHINPLQQHQVDIHQGIENTLTMLGHKLKGGIAVTREYNPNLPLINTYGSELNQVWTNLLDNSIDALEGKGKIWIRTYQKDDYVIVEIADNGPGIPPEIQTRIFEPFFTTKGVGKGSGLGLDIVHSLIVDKHHGQINLHSQPGDTRFQVLLPILGNGD, encoded by the coding sequence ATGCTGCAAGAATCTAATGCGATCGCACTGTTTCCCCAGTTATCAGATGAAGTGTTGCAGCATCTTCAAGACTATGGGACTGAGATTGATTTAAATGTAGGTGAATATCTATTTAAAGAAGGCGAACATAGTTACGATTTCCATGTGGTTTTAGATGGGGAAATTCAAGTAACTAAGCAGGTGGGAGGACAAGAAAAGCTACTCGCCAAGCATCAGCGAGGTGAGTTTATTGGTGAACTGTCTATATTAACGGAAGCTGATTCCTTTGCAACTGGCTATGCAACTCAGCCTAGTCGGGTATTAAAGCTGGAACTCAAAACTTTTAAACAAATTATTGCTACCTTTCCACCCTTAGCTGATGTTGTCCTCTCTACTTTTGCTGCTAGAACCAAAGCGGTAGAATCGCAGTTACAACAGCAGGAACAATTAGCATCATTAGGTAAACTCTCCGCCGGATTAGCCCATGAGTTGAAAAATCCCGCCGCTGCTGGCGCAAGGGTAGCTGAAGAGTTGCGATCGCGATTTCAAGAGTCGCAAACTTTAGCGCTGCGTCTTAATCAATATTCCTTTACCCCAGCACAACTAGATTTTTTAGCCCAGTTGCAGCAAGATAGCCGTGTTTCCCATAAATTAGATTTGATTAGTCAAAGCGATCGCGAAGATGAAATTACAGATTGGCTGGAAGATCATCAGGTAAATCAAGCTTGGCAAATTACATCAACTCTGGTTGATGCTGGATTAGATGCTGACAAGTTAGATGCTTTAGCCGATCAAATCCCAGATGTAGCGATCAACGATGTTGTGCATTGGTTAGGCGCAAATTTAACTACTCTGGGACTCATTGGCGAAATTGAACAAAGTACAGCTAGGATTTCTGAATTGGTGCAATCAATCAAATCCTATGCTCATATTAATCCACTGCAACAACACCAAGTGGATATACATCAAGGTATTGAAAATACTCTAACTATGCTCGGTCATAAGTTAAAGGGAGGTATCGCTGTTACCCGCGAGTACAACCCAAATTTACCACTGATTAATACCTATGGCAGCGAACTCAACCAAGTTTGGACAAATCTGCTGGATAACTCCATTGATGCGTTAGAAGGTAAAGGCAAAATTTGGATACGTACTTATCAAAAAGATGATTATGTAATTGTAGAAATAGCCGATAACGGGCCTGGTATCCCCCCAGAAATTCAGACCCGCATTTTTGAACCATTTTTTACTACGAAAGGAGTCGGTAAAGGTAGCGGTTTAGGTTTGGATATTGTGCATAGTCTCATAGTCGATAAGCATCACGGCCAAATCAACCTTCACTCTCAACCAGGGGATACTAGGTTTCAGGTGTTGTTACCGATATTGGGGAATGGGGATTAG
- a CDS encoding iron uptake porin: MLNNVNNRQAKLAALKALWIALLLSSGVLANPLQVLAQAQGGVINNLKAEDTSTVEQPLTTLQESVVDQYPLNQSNNESSLGESKQELGSPLTTSGVTSVDGFSQFSSNAADLNLNPGEDDVNHGMAQVNSVSQLRDVSPGDWAFTALQSLVERYGCIAGYPNGTFLGNRAMTRYEFAAGLNACLERVQELISTATSDLVKKEDLGTLQKLQEEFSAELATLRGRVDGLEARTAKLENQQFSTTTKLFGFAWMNLAAGFSGGGIQRETGNRVVRGSSDREIVRVDDPSTTLTGLVWLDFVTSFTGKDSLVLQLAMGSSSGFPGPLANSYASAGLDYSFADFTTGPGAANAFEVTIRELYYQFPVADNFQLVVGPRFNFFRFLEGNQFSFAFTQGPPIFNYITFNSANSTLVNAIDRGAGAVAMWDINKNFLLKLAYLGETDEYLPSPPFNSASNPLQGLFGGTNTLTAELTFRPSNTSNIRFLYTRTNIEGYRFNRDGVRQLGYGLTEPFYGVADDGFGGDVNNGTADTFGINADWRITPKFGIFGRYTYGSTNIYPVNPNIPRGEINTQSFQFGMAFPDLGKPGAMGQLSFLIPMDILSGRQYLVSGGGNGGTWYEVEGSYFLPISSNIALVPSFSVVMNPNNFDNNPTIFVGNLRTQFNF; the protein is encoded by the coding sequence ATGTTGAATAATGTAAATAATCGGCAAGCTAAACTAGCTGCATTAAAAGCTTTATGGATTGCTTTACTGCTTTCGTCTGGTGTGCTAGCCAACCCTTTGCAAGTATTAGCTCAGGCTCAGGGTGGTGTAATCAATAATTTGAAAGCAGAGGATACTAGTACAGTAGAACAGCCATTAACAACTCTTCAGGAAAGTGTAGTTGATCAGTATCCTTTAAATCAGTCAAACAATGAATCTAGTTTGGGTGAGAGCAAACAGGAATTAGGATCACCTTTGACAACATCTGGTGTCACCTCGGTTGATGGATTTAGTCAGTTTAGTTCTAACGCTGCCGATCTCAACTTAAATCCAGGTGAAGATGACGTTAATCATGGCATGGCGCAGGTAAATTCCGTATCACAGTTACGGGATGTGTCGCCAGGAGATTGGGCCTTTACCGCTTTGCAAAGCTTGGTAGAACGCTATGGCTGTATTGCTGGTTATCCGAATGGGACTTTTCTGGGTAACCGTGCGATGACTCGTTATGAATTTGCGGCGGGTTTGAACGCTTGTTTAGAAAGAGTTCAAGAGTTAATTTCTACAGCTACCTCTGATCTAGTTAAAAAAGAAGATCTAGGAACTTTACAAAAGTTACAAGAAGAATTTTCCGCTGAACTAGCAACTCTACGGGGACGTGTAGATGGGTTAGAAGCACGAACCGCTAAACTGGAAAACCAACAATTTTCTACCACTACAAAACTATTTGGTTTTGCTTGGATGAATTTAGCCGCTGGGTTTTCTGGAGGTGGTATACAGCGGGAGACGGGAAACCGGGTAGTTAGAGGAAGTAGCGATCGCGAAATTGTCAGAGTTGATGATCCCAGCACTACACTCACAGGCTTAGTATGGCTGGATTTTGTCACATCTTTCACAGGGAAAGATAGCCTAGTACTACAACTGGCGATGGGTTCTAGCAGCGGCTTTCCTGGCCCTTTAGCTAACTCCTATGCTTCTGCAGGTTTAGATTACTCATTCGCTGATTTTACTACCGGGCCTGGCGCAGCAAATGCTTTTGAAGTCACGATTCGAGAGCTTTACTATCAATTTCCCGTCGCTGATAACTTTCAGCTAGTAGTAGGGCCTCGGTTTAACTTCTTCCGCTTCTTAGAAGGAAACCAATTTTCCTTTGCATTTACACAAGGGCCACCAATCTTTAACTACATTACATTTAACTCTGCTAACAGTACCTTAGTAAATGCCATTGACCGTGGTGCTGGCGCAGTCGCAATGTGGGATATCAATAAAAACTTTCTGCTAAAACTTGCTTATCTGGGTGAGACTGATGAATACTTACCTAGTCCACCATTTAACTCTGCGAGTAATCCATTGCAGGGTTTATTTGGCGGGACTAACACCCTGACAGCAGAACTAACTTTTAGACCCAGTAATACGTCTAATATCAGATTTCTTTACACCCGTACTAATATTGAAGGATATCGTTTCAATAGAGATGGCGTAAGACAACTAGGGTATGGACTCACAGAACCCTTTTATGGTGTAGCCGATGATGGTTTCGGTGGTGATGTCAATAATGGGACAGCAGACACCTTTGGCATTAATGCTGATTGGCGAATTACCCCGAAATTTGGCATTTTTGGTCGTTATACTTACGGTAGCACCAATATTTATCCAGTTAACCCCAATATTCCCCGGGGAGAAATCAATACTCAGTCATTCCAATTTGGTATGGCTTTCCCAGATTTGGGTAAACCAGGTGCAATGGGGCAACTTTCTTTCCTCATCCCAATGGATATTTTATCGGGTCGCCAATACCTTGTGTCTGGAGGCGGTAATGGTGGTACTTGGTATGAGGTTGAGGGCAGTTATTTCTTACCGATATCAAGCAATATCGCCCTTGTTCCCTCTTTTTCTGTGGTCATGAATCCCAATAACTTCGATAACAACCCAACTATTTTTGTTGGTAACTTAAGGACGCAGTTTAATTTTTAA